Proteins from one Embleya scabrispora genomic window:
- a CDS encoding MMPL family transporter, translated as MLERLGDLVFRRARAVLVVATLVLLVSAGVGFGAFGKLKSGGFDAPNSASSRARDEIEDTFGGRPNLVIEVRAKDGSGVDTPAVADAGRRLTAALAAAPGFDQVASYWTTNAPGLEADGGRGALLVAHSAEDDIAELPESARLPADSPLRVRIGGDAAIGPAVNGQVGTSLAIAESIAVPLTLLLLVLAFGSLIAALVPLVIGFVAIMGTFAELFVLGSLTDVSIFSINLTTALGLGLAIDYALLIVARHRELLHAGHDLHDAVVGTVRTAGRTIVFSAATVAAALAVLLVFPQYFLRSFAYAGIGVVVISALAALIVAPALLTVLGPRVESMRIRGIKGVQGAEAPIWSRLAGFVTRRPVLTALPVVAVLLLAASPLLGVTFGTPDERVLPTSTQARQVGDTLRADYSLDDTRSLDVVLLGAGAQAPVDAYAGRLAALPGVTRVDTAGPDRIRPNARLISVITTLPAKSDAAQDLVHDVRAVPAPSATEALVGGTDARLVDTKASIGDRLPLAFGLIVLSTFVLLFLFTGSILQPLRALLLNGLSITAAVGITVWVFQDGHLSGLLGFTPLPMDTSMTVLLFCIAFALSMDYEVFVTSRIKELHDAGASDADAVRQGLGRTGRIVTTAAALLAVTFVAFLTSTVSFLQLFGFGAALAILLDATLVRGVLVPAAMRLLGRHAWYAPPVLRRLHARVGLHESAPGSGTAPDARAGAESHTDAPGVVR; from the coding sequence ATGCTCGAACGACTAGGGGACCTCGTCTTCCGCCGAGCGCGCGCCGTGCTCGTGGTCGCCACACTGGTGTTGCTCGTCTCGGCCGGGGTGGGTTTCGGGGCCTTCGGCAAGCTGAAGTCCGGCGGGTTCGACGCGCCGAATTCGGCCTCCAGCCGGGCCCGGGACGAGATCGAGGACACGTTCGGCGGTCGCCCGAATCTGGTGATCGAGGTCCGGGCCAAGGACGGCTCCGGCGTGGACACCCCCGCCGTCGCGGACGCCGGACGGCGGCTCACCGCCGCCCTCGCCGCCGCGCCGGGCTTCGACCAGGTGGCCTCCTACTGGACCACCAACGCGCCCGGCCTCGAGGCCGACGGCGGACGCGGCGCGCTGCTCGTCGCCCACTCGGCCGAGGACGACATCGCCGAACTTCCCGAGAGCGCCCGCCTGCCCGCCGACAGCCCGCTGCGGGTCCGGATCGGCGGGGACGCCGCGATCGGCCCGGCGGTCAACGGCCAGGTCGGCACCAGCCTCGCGATCGCCGAGTCGATCGCCGTACCGCTGACCCTGCTGCTGCTCGTGCTCGCGTTCGGCAGCCTGATCGCGGCCTTGGTGCCGCTGGTGATCGGCTTCGTCGCGATCATGGGCACGTTCGCCGAACTGTTCGTCCTCGGCAGCCTCACCGACGTGTCGATCTTCTCGATCAACCTCACCACGGCCCTGGGCCTGGGGCTGGCCATCGACTACGCGCTGCTGATCGTGGCCCGACACCGCGAACTGCTGCACGCCGGGCACGACCTGCACGACGCGGTGGTGGGCACCGTGCGCACCGCCGGGCGCACGATCGTCTTCTCCGCCGCGACGGTGGCCGCCGCGCTCGCCGTGCTGCTGGTCTTCCCGCAATACTTCCTGCGCTCGTTCGCCTACGCGGGCATCGGCGTGGTGGTCATCTCCGCGCTCGCCGCGCTGATCGTCGCCCCGGCCCTGCTGACCGTGCTCGGCCCGCGCGTGGAGTCGATGCGCATCCGCGGCATCAAGGGGGTCCAGGGCGCCGAGGCGCCGATCTGGTCCCGACTCGCCGGCTTCGTCACCCGCCGGCCCGTGCTGACCGCGCTGCCCGTGGTCGCGGTGCTGCTGCTCGCCGCCTCGCCGCTGCTCGGGGTCACCTTCGGCACGCCCGACGAGCGGGTCCTGCCGACCAGCACCCAGGCCCGCCAGGTCGGCGACACGCTGCGCGCGGACTACAGCCTCGACGACACCCGCTCGCTCGACGTGGTCCTGCTCGGCGCCGGTGCCCAGGCCCCGGTGGACGCCTACGCCGGTCGACTCGCCGCCCTGCCCGGGGTGACCCGGGTGGACACCGCCGGCCCCGACCGGATCCGCCCGAACGCGCGGCTGATCTCGGTGATCACCACGCTGCCCGCCAAGTCGGACGCCGCACAGGACCTGGTCCACGACGTGCGCGCGGTGCCCGCCCCGAGCGCCACCGAGGCGTTGGTCGGCGGCACCGACGCCCGCCTGGTCGACACCAAGGCCTCCATCGGCGACCGCCTGCCGCTCGCCTTCGGGCTGATCGTGCTGAGCACCTTCGTCCTGCTGTTCCTGTTCACCGGGAGCATCCTGCAACCGCTGCGGGCACTGCTCCTGAACGGGCTCAGCATCACGGCCGCGGTCGGCATCACCGTGTGGGTCTTCCAGGACGGGCACCTGTCCGGCCTGCTCGGCTTCACCCCGCTGCCGATGGACACCTCGATGACGGTGCTGCTGTTCTGCATCGCGTTCGCGCTGTCCATGGACTACGAGGTGTTCGTGACCAGCCGGATCAAGGAGCTGCACGACGCGGGCGCGTCCGACGCGGACGCGGTCCGGCAGGGTCTGGGTCGCACCGGTCGCATCGTCACCACGGCCGCGGCGCTGCTCGCGGTGACCTTCGTGGCGTTTTTGACCAGCACGGTGAGCTTCCTGCAACTGTTCGGCTTCGGCGCGGCGCTGGCGATCCTCCTGGACGCCACGCTGGTCCGGGGCGTGCTGGTGCCCGCCGCGATGCGCCTGCTCGGCCGGCACGCGTGGTACGCCCCGCCGGTGCTGCGCAGGCTGCACGCGCGGGTGGGCCTGCACGAGTCGGCCCCGGGATCCGGCACGGCGCCGGACGCCCGGGCGGGCGCGGAGAGCCACACGGACGCGCCGGGCGTCGTGCGCTGA